From Aedes albopictus strain Foshan chromosome 1, AalbF5, whole genome shotgun sequence, one genomic window encodes:
- the LOC109430213 gene encoding V-type proton ATPase subunit B, whose product MSVNRTISAHQAAKEHVLAVSRDFISQPRLTYKTVSGVNGPLVILDEVKFPKFAEIVQLRLNDGTIRSGQVLEVSGSKAVVQVFEGTSGIDAKNTVCEFTGDILRTPVSEDMLGRVFNGSGKPIDKGPPILAEDFLDIQGQPINPWSRIYPEEMIQTGISAIDVMNSIARGQKIPIFSAAGLPHNEIAAQICRQAGLVKHTGKSVLDEHEDNFAIVFAAMGVNMETARFFKQDFEENGSMENVCLFLNLANDPTIERIITPRLALTAAEFLAYQCEKHVLVILTDMSSYAEALREVSAAREEVPGRRGFPGYMYTDLATIYERAGRVEGRNGSITQIPILTMPNDDITHPIPDLTGYITEGQIYVDRQLHNRQIYPPVNVLPSLSRLMKSAIGEGMTRKDHSDVSNQLYACYAIGKDVQAMKAVVGEEALTPDDLLYLEFLTKFEKNFISQGNYENRTVFESLDIGWQLLRIFPKEMLKRIPASILAEFYPRDSRH is encoded by the exons CCTATAAGACCGTATCTGGTGTGAACGGTCCGCTGGTCATCCTGGATGAGGTCAAGTTCCCCAAGTTTGCCGAAATTGTCCAGCTCCGGTTGAACGATGGTACCATCCGTTCCGGTCAGGTGCTGGAAGTCAGCGGTTCCAAGGCCGTCGTCCAGGTGTTCGAGGGTACCTCGGGTATCGACGCCAAGAACACGGTGTGCGAGTTCACCGGTGACATTCTGCGTACCCCCGTGTCTGAGGACATGTTGGGTCGCGTGTTCAACGGCTCCGGCAAGCCCATCGATAAGGGTCCCCCAATTCTGGCCGAGGACTTCTTGGATATCCAG GGTCAACCCATCAACCCATGGTCCCGTATCTACCCGGAGGAAATGATCCAAACCGGTATTTCTGCCATCGATGTGATGAACTCGATTGCTCGTGGTCAGAAAATTCCGATTTTCTCGGCTGCCGGTTTGCCTCACAATGAAATCGCTGCCCAGATTTGTCGTCAAGCCGGTCTTGTCAAGCACACCGGCAAGTCGGTGCTGGACGAGCACGAGGACAACTTTGCCATCGTGTTCGCCGCTATGGGTGTCAACATGGAAACTGCTCGTTTCTTCAAGCAGGACTTCGAAGAGAACGGTTCCATGGAGAACGTGTGTCTGTTCTTGAACTTGGCCAACGATCCAACCATCGAACGTATCATTACTCCGCGTCTGGCGCTCACGGCGGCTGAATTTTTGGCCTACCAGTGCGAGAAGCACGTGTTGGTCATCTTGACCGATATGTCCTCGTATGCTGAAGCCTTGCGTGAGGTGTCGGCTGCCCGTGAGGAAGTGCCCGGACGTCGAGGTTTCCCAGGTTACATGTACACCGATTTGGCCACCATCTACGAACGTGCCGGACGTGTTGAAGGACGTAACGGATCGATCACGCAGATCCCCATTTTGACTATGCCTAACGACGATATTACCCATCCAATTCCGGATTTGACTGGTTATATTACTGAGGGACAGATCTACGTTGATCGTCAGCTGCACAACAGACAGATCTACCCACCGGTGAACGTGCTGCCGTCGCTGTCCCGTCTGATGAAGTCCGCCATCGGTGAGGGCATGACCCGCAAGGATCACTCCGATGTGTCCAACCAGCTGTACGCCTGTTACGCTATCGGTAAGGACGTCCAGGCCATGAAGGCCGTCGTCGGTGAGGAGGCCCTCACGCCTGATGATCTGCTGTACCTGGAGTTCCTGACCAAGTTCGAAAAGAACTTCATCTCGCAGGGTAACTACGAGAACCGCACCGTATTCGAGTCCCTGGACATTGGCTGGCAGCTGCTGCGTATCTTCCCCAAAGAAATGCTCAAGCGTATCCCGGCTTCCATTTTGGCCGAATTCTACCCACGAGACTCGCGCCACTAA